From Chryseobacterium salivictor, a single genomic window includes:
- a CDS encoding DUF6048 family protein, which produces MKAKRIFTFFFSFLFMMTFAQKEQDSLKVKWKYEPNFLAGFDVLNAGVGAFSDRKLFQGFVSSHIKGNWYAIADAGFEKNIYQKNGYDASVSGPFLKLGTLYMLAHDQENPMNGFFVGGKVAGSFYNQEYKAVPIRGYGGSDASQAFPASNQSSYWMEANIGGRVQLFDSPFYIEATVQPKYLLFSTKQDEIKPMIVPGFGKSSAKFNMGFSWNIAYSF; this is translated from the coding sequence ATGAAAGCAAAACGCATCTTTACCTTCTTTTTTAGTTTTCTTTTCATGATGACTTTTGCTCAAAAGGAGCAGGATTCGCTTAAAGTAAAATGGAAATACGAACCTAATTTTTTAGCCGGTTTTGATGTTTTGAATGCAGGAGTTGGCGCTTTTTCAGATCGGAAATTATTTCAGGGTTTCGTCTCTTCACATATAAAAGGAAATTGGTACGCCATCGCAGATGCAGGTTTTGAAAAGAATATTTATCAAAAAAACGGATATGATGCTTCGGTCAGTGGGCCTTTTCTAAAATTAGGGACACTTTACATGTTAGCCCACGACCAGGAAAATCCGATGAATGGTTTTTTTGTTGGTGGAAAAGTAGCGGGCTCCTTTTATAATCAGGAATATAAAGCTGTTCCGATCCGTGGATATGGTGGGAGTGATGCGTCTCAGGCATTCCCTGCATCTAATCAAAGTTCTTATTGGATGGAGGCAAATATTGGCGGAAGAGTACAGTTGTTTGATTCCCCTTTTTATATTGAAGCCACTGTTCAGCCCAAATATTTATTGTTCAGTACTAAACAGGATGAAATTAAACCGATGATCGTTCCGGGATTTGGAAAAAGTTCCGCAAAATTTAATATGGGATTTTCCTGGAATATCGCTTATTCTTTTTAA
- a CDS encoding reprolysin-like metallopeptidase: MKKIFISLLCGLMGTAAFAQWSPTSMQGEKIRLSSNVKKYYSLDLKMMRSKLANAQETGKSAKPVEIQLPTLDGKVERFAVYSAPVVVKSLQDRYQLGSYVGVGIDDPTAYVRFSVAPNDFQSMILRNGAYEFIEPQNTGKTVYGVHPKTNKSEADKAFVCSTSEEPLTKQQIDKLYMSGKNFTNNPSDFSKASDKKYRTMRLVMTTNGEYTTYFGGVAGAMAAINATLTRCNGVFEKDFGLHLILQDFPSLIYTDASTDPFTTATVSSVPSAWNLETQKAITAVAGEANYDIGHMFGAYGGGGNAGCIGCVCESPSVNGSGIPTDTKKGSGITSPADGKPFGDNFDIDYVAHEMGHQLGANHTFSHNSEFSGQNVEPGSGSTIMGYAGITGATDIQRHSDPYFHINSIIQVQTNLNDKTCDIETAVTNNPPVITPMPDVTIPKGTAFVLTAQATDPENDVLNYTWEQVDDTFEPISKSNLGTTRNGASFRSIMGTANPTRYFPKLETVMTGTLSNPNGWEAVSAIARDSNFKVTVRDNNPDVTEQQTQTAAQKVTVSANGPFKITSTKVYNNAPGPLNWDVAGTNAAPFNVTNVKIDYTTDNGTTWTVLTESTPNDGTEDFIFASFATNTAMKMRISAIGNVFYAVAPVVVSVTSACDNSAPAGLAVYGISNTAANLSWDPISNATYKVRYKKVSDGMWTEVASSKSSYSITELAEGTAYEVQVAAVCTGVTGSFSTSVNFTTTVATYCTAGAGSTSYEKISNVTFANINKSSTSKAGYEDFTSVVGNVTKGMTYAFNATGTGSFATDEVKVWIDFNQDKSFDDSELVVVSGMKKSPWTGSVVIPQNAKSGLTRMRVRLHDTSEGSNGTPCGYSGYGQVEDYTLDIGSLAVGESGTKANIQLYPNPAVDVLNVTKVGNKATYTIYNMTGQTVSKGKVVDNKVQVSQLQKGVYVIAIDDNGEAAQLKFIKK, encoded by the coding sequence ATGAAGAAAATTTTTATTTCCTTACTTTGTGGATTGATGGGCACGGCAGCTTTTGCACAATGGAGTCCAACATCAATGCAAGGCGAGAAAATCCGGCTTTCATCCAACGTAAAAAAATACTATTCCTTAGATCTCAAGATGATGAGATCCAAACTTGCCAATGCGCAGGAAACCGGAAAGAGCGCAAAGCCGGTAGAGATTCAACTGCCAACTCTTGATGGCAAAGTTGAAAGATTTGCAGTGTACAGTGCGCCTGTTGTGGTGAAGTCTTTGCAGGATCGTTACCAATTGGGTTCTTATGTAGGCGTTGGGATTGATGACCCTACAGCGTATGTAAGATTCAGTGTGGCACCGAACGATTTCCAGTCGATGATTCTTAGGAATGGAGCTTATGAATTCATAGAGCCACAAAATACAGGTAAAACCGTTTACGGTGTTCACCCGAAAACCAATAAATCGGAAGCCGATAAAGCATTTGTTTGTTCTACAAGCGAAGAGCCTTTAACAAAACAGCAGATCGACAAGCTTTACATGTCTGGAAAAAATTTCACTAATAATCCCAGCGATTTTAGCAAAGCTTCTGACAAAAAGTACAGAACAATGCGCTTGGTAATGACTACTAATGGGGAATATACTACTTATTTTGGTGGTGTGGCCGGAGCTATGGCTGCCATTAATGCAACATTAACCCGTTGCAATGGTGTTTTTGAAAAAGATTTTGGTCTTCATTTAATTCTTCAGGATTTCCCGAGTTTAATTTATACCGATGCATCTACAGATCCATTTACAACAGCGACAGTAAGCAGCGTTCCTTCTGCTTGGAACTTAGAAACTCAAAAAGCAATTACAGCAGTTGCAGGTGAAGCAAATTACGATATCGGCCATATGTTTGGAGCATATGGTGGTGGTGGTAACGCAGGTTGTATCGGCTGTGTTTGTGAGAGTCCATCAGTAAATGGAAGTGGGATTCCTACCGATACGAAAAAAGGTTCAGGTATTACATCTCCAGCTGATGGAAAGCCGTTTGGCGATAACTTCGATATCGATTATGTAGCGCACGAAATGGGTCACCAATTAGGCGCAAACCATACTTTCTCTCATAATAGTGAGTTTTCAGGACAAAATGTGGAGCCTGGCTCAGGATCTACAATCATGGGGTATGCAGGAATTACTGGTGCAACTGATATTCAGCGCCATTCTGATCCTTATTTTCACATTAACTCTATTATACAGGTTCAAACTAATTTGAACGATAAAACGTGTGATATCGAAACGGCTGTTACCAATAACCCACCTGTTATTACGCCAATGCCGGATGTAACCATTCCCAAAGGAACAGCTTTTGTATTGACCGCTCAGGCGACTGATCCCGAAAATGATGTTCTGAATTATACTTGGGAACAGGTAGATGATACATTTGAGCCTATTTCTAAATCTAATTTAGGAACAACAAGAAATGGTGCAAGTTTTAGATCAATTATGGGAACTGCTAATCCAACAAGATATTTTCCAAAACTGGAAACCGTAATGACAGGCACTCTAAGTAACCCGAATGGTTGGGAAGCGGTGTCAGCGATAGCAAGAGACTCTAACTTTAAAGTTACAGTTAGAGATAATAATCCCGATGTAACAGAACAGCAAACTCAAACTGCTGCTCAGAAAGTAACGGTAAGTGCTAATGGACCATTTAAAATCACCTCTACAAAAGTTTATAACAATGCTCCAGGTCCATTGAACTGGGATGTAGCAGGAACAAACGCCGCTCCGTTCAATGTGACGAATGTGAAAATTGATTATACAACAGATAATGGCACAACATGGACGGTTTTAACAGAATCTACACCAAACGACGGAACTGAAGACTTTATCTTTGCATCGTTTGCAACAAACACGGCTATGAAAATGAGAATTTCTGCGATCGGAAATGTATTTTATGCAGTTGCTCCGGTGGTAGTATCCGTGACCAGTGCATGTGATAACTCAGCGCCGGCAGGACTTGCAGTTTATGGAATTTCAAATACTGCGGCAAATCTGAGCTGGGATCCAATTAGTAATGCTACCTATAAAGTAAGATATAAAAAAGTATCAGACGGTATGTGGACGGAGGTCGCTTCTTCCAAAAGCAGCTATAGCATTACCGAATTAGCTGAAGGTACTGCTTATGAAGTTCAGGTTGCGGCGGTTTGTACTGGGGTTACAGGTTCATTCTCGACATCTGTTAATTTTACTACGACTGTTGCTACATACTGCACAGCGGGAGCGGGTTCTACTAGTTATGAGAAAATTAGTAATGTAACATTTGCTAACATTAATAAAAGTTCAACAAGTAAAGCGGGATATGAAGATTTTACCTCCGTAGTAGGAAATGTAACCAAAGGAATGACTTATGCATTCAACGCTACGGGTACAGGATCATTTGCCACTGACGAAGTAAAGGTTTGGATCGATTTTAATCAGGACAAAAGCTTTGATGACTCCGAACTTGTTGTGGTTTCAGGAATGAAAAAATCTCCTTGGACTGGGTCTGTAGTTATTCCTCAGAATGCAAAATCAGGTCTTACCAGAATGAGAGTGAGATTACATGATACCAGTGAAGGCAGTAATGGAACTCCTTGCGGTTATTCGGGATATGGACAGGTTGAAGATTATACGTTAGATATTGGCAGTCTTGCAGTAGGTGAAAGTGGTACCAAAGCAAATATACAGCTGTACCCTAATCCTGCAGTTGACGTATTGAATGTTACTAAAGTAGGTAATAAAGCAACTTACACCATTTACAATATGACAGGGCAAACTGTCAGTAAAGGCAAAGTAGTCGATAATAAAGTACAGGTTTCTCAATTGCAGAAAGGAGTATATGTTATCGCGATAGATGACAATGGCGAGGCAGCCCAACTGAAATTTATCAAAAAATAG
- the trmB gene encoding tRNA (guanosine(46)-N7)-methyltransferase TrmB: MGKNKMARFAENKTLPNVFQPTRAEALADFHLKGKWRQEVFKNDNPIVLELGCGKGEYSVGLGRAFPEKNFIGVDIKGARFWFGAKDAIDNNLNNVAFLRTQIELIDHFFDEGEVDEIWITFPDPQIKYRRTKHRMTHPDFLERYKKILKKDGIMHLKTDSEFLHGYTLGLLQGLGHEIMFANHDIYGAPEFDPETPLLREIKTYYEGLFSAKGKTITYIKFKIK, encoded by the coding sequence ATGGGTAAAAATAAAATGGCAAGATTTGCCGAAAACAAGACGCTTCCGAATGTATTTCAACCAACCAGAGCTGAGGCTTTAGCTGATTTTCATCTCAAAGGTAAATGGCGACAGGAGGTATTTAAAAATGACAATCCTATCGTCTTAGAATTGGGATGTGGCAAAGGTGAGTATTCGGTAGGCTTGGGAAGAGCCTTCCCGGAAAAAAACTTTATAGGAGTCGATATCAAAGGAGCCAGATTTTGGTTTGGTGCAAAAGATGCCATCGATAATAATTTGAACAATGTTGCGTTTCTAAGAACGCAGATTGAGTTAATTGATCATTTTTTCGATGAAGGTGAAGTTGACGAAATCTGGATAACCTTCCCAGATCCGCAAATAAAATACCGGCGGACCAAACATAGAATGACCCATCCGGATTTCCTGGAACGGTATAAGAAAATTTTAAAGAAAGATGGAATCATGCATCTTAAAACAGATTCAGAGTTTTTGCACGGATATACACTGGGACTGCTTCAGGGGTTAGGTCATGAAATTATGTTTGCTAACCACGACATTTATGGTGCTCCGGAGTTTGATCCCGAGACCCCTTTATTACGGGAAATAAAAACCTATTATGAAGGATTGTTTTCTGCCAAAGGGAAAACCATCACTTATATTAAATTTAAAATTAAATAA
- a CDS encoding DUF6759 domain-containing protein has product MKKIFFTLSIVSCIAISAQKKYNNIVNSNSITEIENFLKEAHPDDSRRFMLKRKLVSLKNQQWMKQEKSSFSAVQYSKAKAADQTDPTGTSVKSTSSGMSNYRSEEEEFRQLITETSATHKEKTVKLLNQMFDNDISNEEAILLIKNTGDCNIIVRIKGKEFYNLAVPAHGENFVTVKKGEYSLYGNMCEARYHSSKNIAKNMLVTLNKIPNKSYAERTGIGNNATGISN; this is encoded by the coding sequence ATGAAGAAAATATTTTTCACACTTTCGATAGTAAGTTGTATTGCAATTTCTGCTCAGAAAAAATATAATAATATCGTCAACAGCAATAGTATTACCGAGATCGAAAACTTTCTGAAGGAGGCTCATCCTGACGATTCACGACGGTTCATGCTGAAACGCAAACTGGTTTCGCTGAAAAATCAGCAATGGATGAAACAGGAGAAATCGAGTTTTTCAGCGGTGCAGTATTCAAAAGCTAAAGCGGCGGACCAGACTGATCCAACAGGAACTTCTGTGAAGAGTACATCTTCAGGTATGAGTAATTACAGGAGTGAGGAAGAAGAATTCCGACAGTTAATTACCGAAACATCAGCAACGCATAAGGAAAAGACAGTGAAATTATTAAATCAAATGTTTGATAATGATATTTCAAATGAGGAGGCAATTCTTTTAATAAAAAATACGGGAGACTGTAATATCATTGTTAGGATTAAAGGAAAGGAATTTTATAATCTTGCAGTTCCTGCACATGGTGAAAATTTTGTGACCGTAAAAAAAGGAGAGTATTCGCTATATGGTAATATGTGCGAAGCACGATATCATTCGAGCAAGAATATCGCTAAGAATATGTTGGTAACACTCAATAAGATACCCAATAAAAGCTATGCGGAAAGAACTGGTATTGGTAACAATGCCACCGGGATTTCCAATTAG
- the rpsB gene encoding 30S ribosomal protein S2: MAKANVKDLLEAGVHFGHMTRKWNPNMAPYIFMEKNGIHIVDLHKTAVKLDEACSALEKITSAGKKVLFVATKKQAKEVVAKYAAELNMPYITERWPGGMLTNFVTIRKAVKKMNHIDKMKKDGTFETLSKKERLQVDRQRANLEKNLGSISDMVRLPSALFVVDIMKEHIAVTEAKKLGIPIFAIVDTNSDPRKVEYVIPGNDDASKSIDMILSVVSASIKDGLSQRKADKEKSKEEGEKVSADADADFDSAAAE; encoded by the coding sequence ATGGCAAAAGCAAATGTTAAAGACCTTTTAGAGGCAGGCGTACACTTTGGTCACATGACCAGAAAGTGGAATCCAAATATGGCTCCATACATTTTTATGGAGAAAAACGGTATTCACATCGTAGACTTACATAAAACAGCTGTGAAATTGGACGAAGCTTGTTCAGCTTTGGAAAAAATCACTTCTGCAGGTAAAAAAGTTCTTTTTGTTGCTACAAAAAAGCAAGCAAAAGAAGTTGTAGCGAAATATGCAGCAGAACTTAATATGCCTTATATTACTGAAAGATGGCCAGGAGGAATGTTAACAAATTTTGTTACCATCCGTAAAGCGGTTAAGAAAATGAACCACATTGATAAAATGAAGAAAGACGGAACTTTCGAAACTTTATCTAAAAAAGAAAGACTACAAGTTGATCGTCAAAGAGCAAACTTGGAGAAAAACTTAGGTTCAATCTCTGACATGGTTCGTCTTCCATCAGCACTTTTTGTTGTTGATATCATGAAAGAACACATCGCTGTTACTGAGGCTAAGAAATTGGGAATTCCAATTTTCGCAATCGTAGATACAAACTCTGATCCAAGAAAAGTGGAATACGTAATTCCTGGAAATGATGATGCATCTAAATCTATCGATATGATTTTGAGCGTAGTTTCAGCTTCTATCAAAGATGGTTTGTCTCAAAGAAAAGCAGATAAAGAAAAATCTAAAGAAGAAGGAGAGAAAGTTTCAGCCGATGCTGATGCAGATTTCGATTCCGCTGCTGCAGAATAA
- the rpsI gene encoding 30S ribosomal protein S9, which produces MSIVHKIGRRKTSVARVYVRPGSGVITINKKDSKEYFGTDVLVYKVNQPFLLTESVGQYDVTVNVFGGGITGQAEAIRLAISRAMCEINEENRLLLKPHGLLTRDARMVERKKPGQKKARKKFQFSKR; this is translated from the coding sequence ATGTCAATAGTTCATAAAATCGGAAGAAGAAAAACTTCTGTTGCAAGAGTTTATGTGAGACCAGGTTCTGGTGTGATCACGATAAACAAAAAGGATTCTAAGGAATACTTTGGGACTGACGTTTTAGTTTACAAAGTGAATCAGCCATTTTTGTTAACAGAATCAGTAGGTCAGTATGACGTGACTGTGAATGTTTTCGGTGGAGGTATTACCGGTCAGGCTGAAGCTATCAGATTAGCTATTTCTAGAGCGATGTGCGAAATCAACGAAGAAAACCGTTTGCTTCTTAAGCCACACGGATTGCTTACGAGAGACGCAAGAATGGTGGAGAGAAAGAAACCAGGTCAGAAAAAAGCAAGAAAGAAATTCCAATTCTCGAAACGTTAA
- the rplM gene encoding 50S ribosomal protein L13: MNTLSYKTVSANKATANKEWVVVDAEGQPLGRLASKVAKILRGKHKTNFTPHADCGDNVIVLNAGKITLSGNKWADKTYIWHTGYPGGQKSMTALELQKKDSLKVLEKSVKGMIPKTKLGNQLFKNLYLYEGTEHKHEAQQPKVININEFK; the protein is encoded by the coding sequence GTGAATACATTAAGTTACAAAACCGTCTCAGCTAACAAAGCTACTGCAAATAAAGAATGGGTTGTGGTAGACGCTGAAGGACAGCCGTTAGGAAGATTAGCTTCTAAGGTTGCAAAGATTTTGAGAGGTAAGCACAAAACGAATTTTACACCTCACGCAGATTGCGGAGACAATGTAATCGTTTTGAATGCTGGAAAGATTACCCTTTCCGGAAACAAGTGGGCTGACAAAACTTACATTTGGCATACTGGTTATCCAGGTGGTCAAAAGTCAATGACTGCGCTCGAACTTCAAAAGAAAGATTCTTTGAAAGTATTGGAAAAATCTGTAAAAGGAATGATTCCAAAAACTAAATTAGGGAATCAATTGTTCAAAAACCTTTATTTATATGAAGGAACCGAGCACAAACATGAAGCTCAGCAGCCAAAAGTAATTAATATTAACGAATTCAAATAA
- a CDS encoding fibronectin type III domain-containing protein, which translates to MKFLYLFVLICCVFSCSEREDVQTKEPEINQPPSQVNFNIDSVSHNFAYISWEPAVDPENDEVKYSIELNGQKLMENSKERTYRFQNLEELKSYNGKIIATDIYKHSSSTTFAFQTKKYYLTFLRNYKFPGPDLTSGAATNILKLSDGNYLMGGYVYFDRGYSVFLMKTDYDGNVIWKKNYDIDGESSPSTFKMKESKGEIIIAASYTVAKLDLNGMLKWKNRINTYDNGYGNSTINSFAIDSQDNIYVVGTLADDSDDINEKGLISKLSKDGNKIWEKEYISHMLETGGKSRHLRFMDVDIQDDQLVIFGDVSINNSFSTQQVYYLFKTNLDGNAISEKIFANTGVSYQLVKRKNGNYLLSSSQNIMEIDKSGKELWAKTFYNHFTPYDMFFSVKETPSGNLLFIGKEDKGLYNGTYFLTDSKGNIIWKKYFKDPPNYTMGLDVVLENDGGFRLAFLFARYHSYKKWYEEVMIIKTNPEGNY; encoded by the coding sequence ATGAAATTTCTTTATCTATTTGTATTGATTTGCTGTGTATTTTCTTGTTCTGAACGAGAAGATGTGCAAACTAAAGAACCGGAAATTAATCAGCCTCCGTCTCAAGTAAATTTTAACATAGATAGTGTTTCACATAATTTCGCATACATCTCGTGGGAACCAGCCGTAGATCCTGAAAATGACGAGGTGAAATACAGTATTGAGTTAAATGGACAGAAATTAATGGAAAATTCTAAAGAAAGAACTTACAGATTTCAGAATTTAGAAGAATTAAAAAGCTATAATGGAAAGATTATAGCAACGGATATTTATAAGCATTCTAGTTCCACGACATTTGCTTTTCAAACTAAAAAATATTATTTAACTTTTCTTAGAAATTATAAATTTCCGGGTCCTGATTTAACTTCTGGAGCTGCAACAAACATTTTAAAATTATCGGATGGAAACTATCTCATGGGAGGCTATGTATATTTCGATCGGGGATATTCGGTTTTTTTAATGAAAACTGATTACGATGGAAATGTAATTTGGAAGAAAAATTATGATATAGACGGTGAAAGTTCACCATCAACTTTCAAAATGAAAGAAAGTAAAGGTGAAATAATTATTGCTGCAAGTTATACTGTTGCAAAACTTGATTTGAACGGAATGTTGAAATGGAAAAACCGAATCAATACTTATGATAATGGTTATGGAAATTCTACGATCAATTCTTTCGCTATAGATTCTCAAGACAATATTTATGTAGTCGGAACATTAGCTGATGATAGTGATGATATAAATGAAAAAGGGCTTATTTCAAAGTTATCAAAAGATGGCAATAAAATATGGGAAAAAGAATACATTTCGCATATGCTTGAAACTGGCGGAAAATCTAGACATCTCAGATTTATGGATGTCGACATTCAAGATGATCAACTTGTGATTTTTGGCGATGTTAGTATTAACAACTCCTTTTCTACACAGCAAGTTTATTATTTATTTAAAACTAATTTAGACGGTAATGCAATTTCTGAGAAAATATTTGCCAACACAGGAGTGTCGTATCAATTAGTTAAAAGAAAAAATGGGAATTATCTCTTAAGTAGCAGCCAAAATATAATGGAAATTGATAAATCTGGTAAAGAGTTGTGGGCAAAGACATTTTATAATCATTTTACGCCTTACGATATGTTTTTCTCTGTGAAGGAAACTCCTTCTGGCAATCTTTTATTTATTGGTAAAGAAGACAAAGGACTTTATAATGGCACCTATTTTCTTACAGATTCTAAAGGAAATATAATTTGGAAAAAATATTTTAAAGACCCGCCTAATTATACCATGGGATTAGACGTTGTTTTGGAAAATGATGGAGGTTTTAGACTTGCATTTCTTTTTGCACGCTATCACAGTTATAAAAAATGGTACGAAGAAGTAATGATTATAAAAACAAATCCTGAAGGTAATTATTAA